From Tiliqua scincoides isolate rTilSci1 chromosome 2, rTilSci1.hap2, whole genome shotgun sequence, the proteins below share one genomic window:
- the RPN1 gene encoding dolichyl-diphosphooligosaccharide--protein glycosyltransferase subunit 1 — MESSLACLSLSLLLLLGSASAAPELLNEEVKRTVDLATHLAKVTAELSLANPAGGSGAAASFLLALDPGLEGRLAYLGVQVKNDDEEENTLEVKETKVKGKSGKFFTVKLPSPLAPGARIQLSIETVFTHVLQPYPTHITQAEKQFVVFEGNHYFYSPYPTKTQTTRVKLASRNVESYTKLGNPSRSEDVIEYGPFRDVPPYSEDTLKVHYENNSPFLTITSMTRVIEVSHWGNIAVEETVDLKHTGAVLKGPFSRYDYQRQPDSGISSVKSFKTILPAAAQDVYYRDEIGNISTSHLLILDDSVEMEIRPRFPLFGGWKTHYIIGYNLPSYEYLFNLGDQYALKMRFVDHVFDEQVTDSLTVKIILPEGAKNIHVDSPYEISRARDELHYTYLDTFGRPVIVAHKNNLVEQHIQDIVVHYNFNKVLMLQEPLLVVGAFYILFFTVILYVRLDFSITKDPAAEARMKVACITEQVLTLVNKRLGLYRHFDEAVNKYKQSRDISTLNSGKKSLETEHKTLTNEIASLQSKLKTEGSDLCDKVSEIQKLDSQVKELVLKSSVEAERLVVGKLKKDTYIENEKLHSNKRQELITKIDNILDAL; from the exons ATGGAGTCCAGCCTGGCGTGCCTGTCGCtgtccctcctcctgctcctcggGAGCGCCTCGGCCGCCCCGGAGCTGCTCAACGAAGAAGTGAAGCGCACCGTCGACCTCGCCACGCACCTGGCCAAAGTCACCGCCGAGCTCAGCCTCGCCAACCCCGCGGGGGGCTCCGGCGCCGCCGCCTCCTTCCTGCTGGCCCTGGACCCCGGCCTGGAGGGCCGCCTCGCCTACCTGGGGGTGCAG GTGAAGAATGATGACGAGGAAGAGAATACCCTGGAGGTGAAGGAGACCAAAGTTAAAGGTAAAAG tggaaAATTCTTCACCGTGAAGTTGCCATCTCCTCTGGCTCCAGGTGCCAGGATTCAGTTATCCATCGAAACAGTTTTTACGCATGTGCTTCAGCCATATCCTACACACATCACCCAGGCAGAGAAGCAGTTTGTGGTCTTTGAGGGGAATCACTATTTTTACTCTCCTTATCCCACCAAGACTCAAACAACTCGTGTGAAACTTGCCTCGAGGAATGTGGAAAGCTATACCAAATTAGGCAATCCCAGCCGGTCAGAGGATGTGATTGAATATGGACCCTTCAGGGATGTACCACCGTACAGTGAG GATACCCTTAAGGTCCACTATGAAAACAATAGCCCATTCCTGACTATCACCAGTATGACACGAGTTATTGAAGTTTCTCACTGGGGTAATATTGCTGTAGAAGAGACGGTGGATTTAAAACATACAGGGGCTGTGCTTAAGGGGCCTTTCTCCAGATATGACTACCAAAGGCAGCCAGACAGTGGAATATCTTCAGTGAAATCCTTTAAG ACtatccttcctgctgctgctcaagATGTATATTACAGAGATGAAATTGGCAACATATCTACCAGTCACCTTCTCATCCTGGATGACTCAGTGGAGATGGAGATTCGCCCCCGATTCCCCCTTTTTGGAGGTTGGAAGACACACTACATCATTGGTTATAATCTGCCTAGTTATGAATATCTCTTCAATCTTG GTGATCAGTATGCTCTGAAGATGAGATTTGTTGACCATGTTTTTGATGAGCAAGTTACTGACTCACTAACTGTAAAGATAATTCTTCCAGAAGGTGCCAA AAATATCCATGTCGATAGCCCATATGAAATCAGCCGGGCTCGTGATGAGCTTCATTATACCTACTTGGACACGTTTGGTCGCCCAGTCATTGTGGCACATAAAAACAACCTAGTAGAACAGCATATTCAAGATATTGTG GTGCACTATAACTTTAACAAGGTCCTGATGTTGCAGGAGCCTCTGCTTGTTGTTGGAGCTTTCTACATCCTATTCTTTACAGTGATCCTTTATGTGAGGCTGGACTTCTCCATTACAAAG gatccagcagcagaagCTAGGATGAAAGTTGCCTGTATTACAGAGCAAGTTCTTACCCTTGTGAACAAGAGGCTAGGTCTGTACCGTCATTTTGATGAAGCTGTGAATAAATACAAGCAGTCAAGGGATATTTCCACCCTGAACAGTGGCAAGAAATCTCTGGAGACTGAACACAAGACCTTAACCAATGAAATAGCCTCATTGCAATCCAAGCTGAAGACAGAAGGTTCTGATCTCTGTGACAAA GTGAGTGAAATTCAGAAACTTGATAGCCAAGTCAAGGAGCTGGTCCTGAAATCCTCTGTGGAGGCTGAGCGTCTAGTGGTTGGCAAGCTGAAGAAGGATACGTACATAGAGAATGAGAAGCTGCATTCCAACAAGCGTCAGGAGCTGATCACCAAAATTGACAACATCCTTGATGCACTATAA